From the genome of Adhaeribacter pallidiroseus:
TTTGGGCGAAGTAGAAGTAGTAGGTACCCGCAGCACCGTTATTAACGCCGACCGTACCGAAGCCGCAACCAATGTAACTGCCTAGCAAATTCAAACTTTACCTACCCTTAGCCGCAGCATTCAAGATTTTACCCGCTTAACGCCGCAAGCAAATGGCAACGGGTTTGCCGGTCGCAGCAGTTCTTTTAACAATATTTCCATTGATGGTGCTTTGTTTAACAACGCTTTTGGTTTATCCGGCAATTTAGGGGGTCAGACCAATGTCAATCCGATCAGCTTAGATGCGATTGACCAGATTCAGGTTCAGATTGCGCCTTTGATGTTCGGCAAGGCTCTTTTACCGGAGCCGGTATTAACGCGGTAACCCGCAGTGGCTCCAACGACTTTTGTGGTTCGGTGTATTATTTTTCGCGGACGCCGGGTTTGGTGGGCCGCGATGTAGGCGACCAGCATTTACCAAAACAGCAGTTTGATCTGAGCCAATTAGGTTTCCGGTTAGGAGGCCCTATTGTAAAAGATAAATTATTCTTTTTTGTGAATTACGAGCGCGAAAGACGCACGGACCCTGCCACTACGTATTTAGCGCGTCGCCCGGGATTAACCGGTACGAACGTTACCACCGTAGATGCCGCGGTACTGGATGAACTTAGCTCGTTTTTAAATCAGAAGTTTGGTTACCAAACGGGAGGTTACGAAAATTACGACTTTGAAACCAATTCGGATAAGGCTACCGTTAAAATCGACTGGAACATTAACGCGAAAAGCAACTTTTCTTTAAAATACAACTTTCTTGATTCGTACCGCGACCAGATTATCAGCAACAGCGGTGGTCCGTCCGGGAATCGCCAACCCGGCGTAAACACTTTGCCTTTCCAGAGTTCCGGCTACGCCATTAACAACAATTTTAATTCGTTTATTGGTGAGTTAAACACGAAAATCAGCGACAAATACGCGAACAACTTAATTGTAGGTTACACCGGTTTGCGCGATTTCCGCAGTCCGGCCAGTAGCTTGTTCCCGCTGGTGGAAATTGAAAACGGTGCTGGTTTAAGCTTAACCTCGTTTGGTTACGAGCCTTTTACCTCTTTTAATATTCTGAACTCCGATATCTACCAGTTAAGCGATAACTTAACTTTAGCTTTAGGCAAACACGTGGTGACCTTAGGTACTTCAAACGAAGCCTATCATTTCCGGAATGGTTTTGCCCCGAACTACTACGGCCGTTACCGGTACCGGAATATTCAGGATTTTTACGATGCCGTAAACACCAACACCCCCGGGCCAGTCAGTATCAGGTACAATACGCGGCTAATCCCAACGGTGTTTTTCCGTACGCCGATATCAATGCTTTGCAGTTAGGTTTTTACGCGCAGGACGAATTCTCGCCCCTGGAAAACGTAAAGATCATGTTTGGTCTCCGCGCCGATATTCCGATTATAAACACGGAATTACCGCGTAACCAACCTTTAGAGAATCTTACTTTCCGGGAAGGTCGCCAAATAGATGTAAGCCAGTTTCAGAAAACCACGCCCTTGTGGTCACCGCGCGTCGGCTTTAACGTAGACGTGAACAACGATCAGAAGACGCAGGTACGCGGGGGAACTGGTATTTTCACCGGCCGGGTGCCCTACGTGTGGATTTCGAACCAGGCGAGTAATAACGGGGTACTGTTTGGCTCCATTTCCAACAGCGCTTCCGGTACGGCCTTGGTGCCTAATTTATTCAGCCCGAACGTAGGCACCACGCTGGACCAAGCCGACACCAACCCGAATTTACCCGCCAGCCGTACCGCCAGTTCTTCTTATAACATTGCGGTTACCGCTTCGGATTTTAAATTTCCGCAGATTTTCCGGACCAATATTGCCTTGGATCAGAAACTGCCAGGAGGCATTGTGGCTACTTTAGAAGGTATTTTCACCAAAGATTTAAACGCGGTTTATCACCAGAATATCAACTTACCCGAAGCAAGCTTCCGGCCCAATGGACCCGATAACCGCCCTACGTTCTGGGTAGAAAACCGAGCTGTGACCAGTGCAATTACTTACGCGGCCGTAAACCGCATTTACGGTGGCGTTATCCCCTCAAACAATACCCCCGAAAAACCTAACATTTCGGATGTGATTTTAATGCGGAACTCTAATAAAGGATATTCTTACGCCTTAACTGCCCAACTTCAGAAACAATTCGAGAATGGCCTGTACGCCATGGCGGCTTATACCTACTCGGACGCCCGCTCCGTGAACGATGGAGGTTCTATTGCTCAATCGATCTGGCGCGACCGCCAGGTTTCCGGTGACCCGAATGCCAACGTGCTGAGTTATTCTAACTTTTTACAACGCCACCGCATTGTAGCGGCTATTTCTTACCGCAAAGAATACTTAAACCGCTTAGCTACTTCGGTGGGTTTATTCGTAGATGCCGGGCCTAATTTCCGATATTCGTATACCTACGCCGGCGATATGAACGGCGATGGCCAGAGCAACGATTTAATTTATATTCCGCGCGATGCCAGCGAAATTGTGTTTGAAGACGTAAAAGATGCCCGCACCAGCGAAGTACTTTATTCAGGCGCCGATCAATCCCGTGATTTTTTCAGCTACGTTAGCCAGGACAAATATTTGCGCGAAAACCAAGGCAAATACGCCGAATGAAATGTCGCGGAATCGCCGTGGGTATCGAACTTCGATTTAAAAATAACGCAGGATTTATTCCAGAACATTGGCCGTAAGAAAAACACCTTACAGTTTTCGTTAGACGTGTTTAATTTGGGTAACCGGTTAAATTCAGATTGGGGCGTACGCGATAATACCATCCGGGCCTCCATCTTGTCCTTCCGTCGCATTGAAACAGCCGCAGGACCAAACCAGGGGAAACCTGTATTCCAGTTTCCTTACCAGGATGCCAACACCAAACAAGTACTATCCACCTCCTACCGCGATGCTACCACCGAAGCCAGCCGTTGGCGGGCCCAGTTAGGCATCCGGTATATCTTTAACTAAGCCATTAATTTTATTTAAAAAAAAGGTCGGGGTAATCCCGGCCTTTTTTGTTTTACATCCGCAATAAATAATACTGGCTACCTCCGTGTTAATGGGTAAAACTTGGTAAAATTTAAAAAACTGGATGGTTGACTACCTCCAGTAGAAATGAATATTAAAAAAATAATTCTTTAAAGTATTACCGGATGGCTATCATCTATTGTGGATTGAGCGGATACTATAGAACTGTTAAGAGAATAACCAAGTCCTTATGACAAATTTAAAAAATTTAAACAAGTGTTACTTGCTGTGCTTACTTGATTGCTTCTCTATGGTTCCTTTTCGGGAGATTAATTTCGTAGAGTAGTTACGTTCAGTTGGTATTGATTCGGCGCGACGCTGTTATGCAAGCGTAAAGGGTAGTTTTCGTAGATAATTGAATTGCATTCTACTTATTAAGAAATTTTTAATTTAAAGTGCTTCATAATTTTTGCGATAATTAAATAATATTCTACTTTTGTAGCACCAAACGCAAGGGGGATTAGCTCAGCTGGCTAGAGCGCTTGCATGGCATGCAAGAGGTCATCGGTTCGACTCCGATATTCTCCACTGATTTTTAAGCACTTACAGATAAATTTCTGTAAGTGCTTTTTTTTGTGCACACAAATTGCACACAACTTAGTCCGTTCTTCTGTTACTCTCCACTTCTAAATGTTTCTCTTTTATAAAAAGCCTTTTACATTTATTATAGTAGAAAGCTTTAAAGGTTTAAGCTGGATTATTGATTTGATAAAGATGCAGGAATGGATCGGTGTCATTGCGGAAAGTCAATAGGTCTTACACTCTGTACATGGCATGCCGGCCAATGAGTTTAAAGGGTAATCCCTTGTCACTATTGTTGCGGCCAGTTAGATCAAAATCTGGTTTCTGGGGGTAAGCAGCTAATGGAGGAACAGCTATTGGATTGACCTTGGAGTACAGGATTTTGCGGGTGTGTTGGCTAGTAACTTCTTCCTCCGGGCCTAAGGCAATGCGTTCCCCAACAAGAACCTGACAAAAGTGCTTTCTTGCCATTTCAAGATGCTGTTGAAGCAATTCGACGAATGACAAGTAATAGAGTTCATCTATTAACTTATTTAATTAAATAAGGTATTTGGATGATTACTTCGAAATACCCGTAACTTATAAAAAGGAAGAACACGACTTTAGAATCCGGTTGATCATGACCGATTACACGCATCAGTTTGAAGTAGATGAAGATCAGAGTTGCGGGGCCTTGGTGGATGAGGCAACCTTGCAGAGGAACCCTAAGCTGGCTAAGGCATTGTTACAAGTTATTGCCGAGATACTTGATCAATGTAAAGATATTGTTGTTTAGAGCCTTGCATTTTCTGCACTTCCCATTCTTACTAAAGGATTGAACATAAAAAAACCGGTAAACTAGTATGCTTGCCACTCCCTACAAGGAAAGTGGTAAAAGGTATACTACTAGTACAACTATGTGTTTTGAGTTTAGGGCACTTAGAATTTATCCGGCTGTTTTAACGCTATTCTAATAAAAAGAATAACAGCCTCTAGCATCTAAAGTATTTCTTGTTCGTAAGAGAGGCCAAATAAAATTAATGCCGCAAGATGGGACAAGAAGAAAACAGGGAATACCTGCATGAAATAAGACAAGGCATTATTACCATAAATGAAAATCTGGAGCAAATAGAGGGGTTGTTGAAAGAGCTAATACTTACGGGTAAGATTGATCTGGATAACGCCGAAATTTTCATGCACATGGCCGCCTGGAACCGGGTCATCGGTGAGATGCAAGTCATTAAGGGAGCCTTGAGCCGAATTAAATAAATATAATTATAATTTCCAGTTGTTTATAAGGGCTATGCGTTAAGATTATTATAATTATAAAAACGCAATGTCAGGAAAAAACAAAAAGCAATTCGGCGTATGGTTAGATTCTAATCAGGCCACTGTAGTGGGCAGAGAACAAGTAGATAATGGTGATTTTATTATTTTGGCCGAAGTTAAGAATAATGGTCAAGGGAGCAACTCCAACGAAAACACTGCTAACAACGCAGAACAATCCTTGCAGCTAAAATTCTTTAAAGAAATAACCACCCACCTGCAAAATGCCGAGGAGGTGCATGTAACGGGCACCGGTATTTCGCAGGAACAGTTTATGCATTTTTTAGCCGAAACCGCTCAGTTCAAGAACACGGTGGCTAAAGAGAGTACTTCGCAAAAAATGGGCGACAAAAAGCTAGTAGATTATATTGCAGAACAATTTAACTAAAGTGTTTCTCCTTTATAAAAGCTGCTTCAAACCAAATGAGGCAGCTTTTATAATTTATACCGGATTTCAGGTTAATTCAGCTAAACTAAACTAAAAAGCAAGAAGATAAAAAAAAATTATTTTATTAACCTGAAAAATGAGAACCTGCTGGCATTTGCCGGCTTGTGGGACGAACGGATAGATACCAGTTCCGGCGAAATGGTGCGTTCTTCTACCATCATCACTACTCAAGCCAACGAACTAGTAAAGCCCATCTATCCGGAACGTATGCCGTTATTTTGGATCGCGACACCGAAAAATGGTAGATTTCTAATGATTTTAGTAAGCAAGAATTTCTCGATTTACTACAACCTTTCGATCCCAGAAAGATGCAAGCCCAACCCATTCCAGGTACTGCTTTTTTCCCTAGTCCAAAGTAATTTATTGCTGTTCCGGAAAGAATAAATTCACTTGGTAAATAACTAAGTTTCTCCATCAACGTAACCTCCATTATGGATGGACAAGAATATAGTGAGTTAAGCAAACGTTTTGGGGAATTAACGCTTAAAGAAAATTTAAGCCCAGCAGAAAAAGCAGAATACGAAGATCTAAAAAAAAGAATGACTCTGCTTAGTCCGGACGATAATACGGAAGATTTTCTGGAAAGTGACGCCAGAGGTAATTAATTCTTAACCTCGTTCTTGCGGGTAATTATATCGTTATAGCGTTTTACTTTCACGTACCCCCTTTAATAGTCGGCTATTTCAGGTTAGCAAAGACCTTATCGGCCTCCGCTTCGTTGAGATTATCTGTTATCATTAAGTCTTTTTCGCTGTTTTCTTTGCGGAGTACCACTTTATAAACCAGTTGTATATGCATGGCATGTTGCTGATGGAAAGCTATAGCCATTTGGCAAATTTATCTAATCCGTTTTCTTCAGGCATTTCCAACACCAGCTACTCGCCGGGGTACTTAAAATCCGGAATAATCAGGTGCGTTTCTAGCCATTTAGCTTGTTTCACCTCTGGTACTTGCGCTAGGTGCTGCACTTTAAATTTCTTGTACTCTATTAACTTGCTACTGTGCTTTTACTAAATACATGAGATAACAAGAGCTACTTCTCCTGTGGTAGAAGTAATTGCCTCGTGAAATGCACCAATCATTTTAATTTTACTATATTAAAAGCCAAATTATTCGAAAAATATTTAGTTATAATCTAATATATTAAGTTATTGCTGACATTATTAGTATTTATTGCTACTAATGTCAGCAATAACGTGAGACATGCTGCCGGAAAACCTTACTTTTCGAGTTGTTGAAACGTTTACGTAATTCGCAGCTCGCCGGCAAGCCCCTCATCACCGGGGGCTTGTCCGACCGGGGCGTAGTAACCAGTTGCAGCTGCGAAACCCGGTGTTACGGGGTACACGCGGGCATGCCTATCCGGATGGCGAAGCAACTATGCGAGGAAGCACTCATTTTGCGGGGCGACATGGAAGCCTACAGCAAGTACTCGGCTGACGTTACCCAAGTGATTGCCGTTAAAGCGGAATCTACGAGAATTGACAAGCACTATCTGGACGTAATGGGCGTGGACCGTATCTTTGGTACCTGGAAGTGGACCAGTGAACTCCACCAGACCATTATGCGAGAGACAGGTTTACCCATCTCCTTTGGCCTATCGGTGAATAAAACCGTTTCCAAGATTGCTACGGGCCAGGCCAAACCCAATGGCGCCTTACAAGTGCTTATTACCTTAAATAACCTGCTGGTAGCGATGACGGAGAAGCTGACTTTTATGCTGCGGCAACAAGAAAAGCTTACTAGCTGCATTACGGTAAAGATTCGCTACGCTAACTTTACCACGTACACCCAGCAGATAATGATCCCCTACAACGCGGACGATCACATCCTGATCCGTAAAGCCAAGGTGTTGTTTTAAAGCCCTATAACCGCCGTCTGCTGATTCGCTTGCTGGGCGTACGGTTGAGCCACCTGGTTCAGGGCTTTCAGCAGATTGATTTATTTGAAGATACCACGGAATGCGTGAACCTCTACCAGGCCATGGCAGAAGGTACGCATGGTGGGTACTTTGGTAACCACCATACAGTTACGCAACATTCGCGGAGAACTCATGCAGTTTGGCACTTTCCTGGACACCAACAATGACTTTTTTGATACCGTCCACTTTCCGTCATCCTTACAAGTGTGGTCCTTCAAAGGCCCTGGCGTATACTTGCTCCTAGGCCGGATTACGAAAGAGTTTGGCTTCCCGAGTATGGAAGTAGAAAAAATGGACAAACTCCCTTTCAGGAAAAACATCAGCCTGCAGCGGTTAAGCTTGCCTAAGGAATCAAAGGTAAATAAAAGTATTAGGTAATTTAGAACAGAATTATTTGGAGTTCTTTTTGTATATACATTTAATCATATATTTATCATTATGGCAGAATATCAACTCATTTATTTTGGATTAGCTTTTCTCACCAGCTTTAATATTTTGCTGGGCATGATAAGCTTAAACTTTTTTCTCAAAAGCAAACAAGCCAAGGAGCAACAAGAGCTCGATAAAGGGTACTAACAAGTACGTTTTTTTAAGAAAGGTTCTCACTTTAGGCATCATTAACCCAATAAAAAGATCAAAACTAAATTACCTTTTTTAGCTAAGTTATTTTACAATTTACTTGTAAAATAAAGCGTTTCTTGTTTCCGCGCATTAAAAAAAAATAAAACATCTGGTTCTATACTATAGTTGTAGCGCAAATCAGCATCACTGCTACCGTTGTAGCCAATACATAGAACAATACCGGTTCCTTGGTTTCGTATTTACAGGAAGTTGTTGAAGAGTTAGCGTATTACCTATAAAATTGCATTGTTAAAACTGATCTTGCCGATGTTTTCTGAATACCATTTTCCATATAAGTATCCTTGAGCGTTTCCATATCCCAGATCATATTCCTATAATTCCAAATTATAATCTCAAACGGTTGATTTACGCCATTCCTCGCAAGAGAAATAAATCTTTTGTCTTTGGTCATACTGGTAGAATAAGTACCGTTTTCCGTAGTGCCATCCTTGTAGAGCACATTCATCTTATGATCTTTAAAGGTGAATATCGCCTCTGGATAATCAATTTCTCGGTAGATGATGACCCCGGCAGAATCATAAAACTCATAACTTTTAGCAGCATTAGTCCAAACGCCTTCTACCACATGATCCGTAGAGCTTACGCCGCCCTCATCTTTTTTGCAGCTGGAAATGCCAATAAATAAGATAACAACAAAGAGGTACTTCATAAAAATCAGAGTTTAGTGGTCATTAAGGAGTTTGCGCATACATTTCTATTCTCTATTGGATATCCTTTAACTAAGCCTCCAAGAATACAGTATCCACAAAGCCTAGCACAAACAAGAGTTTATGAAGAGGTAAAAAATATAAAACCTCCACATATTAGCCATTTAAGTATAGAATTGAATCGTATAATTTTCTGTATGGCAGAGGGCTAAACAGGTGCCCTTTTAAAGATTTGTTTTGCTAAAACACTTTTACCATAACTACCTCAGTATAAACGATCTGGCCAGTGAGCGAATCTACGAGGAAGATTTATGCTAAAAGGATGAAGGGGAATTACAGAAAGATAATTAATGATCTTTTCATTAACTCAATAATCTGAAAATATTATAATTTTTAAAAAATCGTATTCCTTCATGTAACCTAGCTGTTTGGTTTTAGTGAACCAATGGCTGAATTTTTAAAAAAGCCAGCTTCAACAACTCCTCCAAGCTTGATTATTAATGACAGATATCTATTATTCTAGTATATTTAGCTGCGGGTAAATTGCTTGTTCAGATTTTTTTATCCGAGTAATTTTATACCAACACTACAGTATCATTTAACGCTATGTAACATTCCCAAGGGCCTTACTATATGAAAAAAATATTTGCTGCACTTATTTTGGTGGCTCTCCTAATTACGGGTTTCACTTTTAGTTGTACCCGCATTGATGCGGGCCACGAAGGGATTTTAGTAAAACAATACGGCTCTGATAAGGGGGTACAAGATGTTTCTTTAGTAACCGGACGTGTCTTCTATAATCCTTTAGTAGAAAACGTATATGAGTTTCCGGTTTTTATTCAAACCGCCGATTATGAAGCCTTTAACGTGAACGCCAAAGATGGTTCCGTTTTTACCGTAGACCCGACTATTTCCTTTGCGGTTACTCCAGGCAAATCGCCGCATATCTTCTCGAAATACCGGAAAAGAATAGAAGAAATTACGAAAACCACGTTATACAATTACGTGAAAGACGCTTTTCGTAACCAAATGAATAAATACTCGACGGATGAGCTGATTAGTAACCGGCAAAAATTCGAAGCCGATGTGCAGTCTACCCTCGCCACTACCTTAGAAGCCGATGGGTTTAAATTAGAGCAGTTAACCAGCGGACTCCAGTATCCGGATGCGATTGTGCGCGCCATTGATGCCAAGAACAAAGCGGTACAGGAAGCCATGCAGGTAGAAAATGAGTTAAAAGTAGCTGAGGCACAGGCTAAAAAACTAATTATTCAGGCCGAAGCCGAAAAGAAAGCCAATGAATTAAAACAATCTGCTTTAACCCCTTTGTTAATTCAACAACAGTTTATTGAGAAGTGGGATGGTCATACTCCTTTGTATGGCAATTCGCCGGTTATGTTTAAAAGTGTGCAGTAAAAGATTTTTGTTGATTCTTATATTTAAAAGAATATTTCTTTGATTTGGCAGATAATAACCTAAGCGGCATACTAAAAATTTAAAAAAACCTGGTAGTGACACGTTTTTTTTAAATTTTTAGTATTTTCATAATCCATTTTATTAAATCCCGTCGCGTATACGAATTAACAATATGCAGGAATACCCCCTAATCTTGCTTAAGGGCAAAATAAACCCTTTTGGCAACGGCTTATAGGTAAAGCCTACTTAATATAATCCGAATAATCCACGACGGGCAACATGTATTTTAAAAAATCTTTTGCCAAAACGTAGTTACCTTAAAGTTTGCTTATTACCACGCGCTTGGCATACACTTTTTCTTTCGAATAAATTAAAGCGGTATACACCCCCGAACTTAAAAAGGCCAC
Proteins encoded in this window:
- a CDS encoding SOS response-associated peptidase family protein, giving the protein MKKNYFINLKNENLLAFAGLWDERIDTSSGEMVRSSTIITTQANELVKPIYPERMPLFWIATPKNGRFLMILVSKNFSIYYNLSIPERCKPNPFQVLLFSLVQSNLLLFRKE
- a CDS encoding prohibitin family protein; this encodes MKKIFAALILVALLITGFTFSCTRIDAGHEGILVKQYGSDKGVQDVSLVTGRVFYNPLVENVYEFPVFIQTADYEAFNVNAKDGSVFTVDPTISFAVTPGKSPHIFSKYRKRIEEITKTTLYNYVKDAFRNQMNKYSTDELISNRQKFEADVQSTLATTLEADGFKLEQLTSGLQYPDAIVRAIDAKNKAVQEAMQVENELKVAEAQAKKLIIQAEAEKKANELKQSALTPLLIQQQFIEKWDGHTPLYGNSPVMFKSVQ
- a CDS encoding DNA polymerase Y family protein, encoding MKRLRNSQLAGKPLITGGLSDRGVVTSCSCETRCYGVHAGMPIRMAKQLCEEALILRGDMEAYSKYSADVTQVIAVKAESTRIDKHYLDVMGVDRIFGTWKWTSELHQTIMRETGLPISFGLSVNKTVSKIATGQAKPNGALQVLITLNNLLVAMTEKLTFMLRQQEKLTSCITVKIRYANFTTYTQQIMIPYNADDHILIRKAKVLF